GTCTCGTTGGGGCAACCGTTTGAGCTTGGGGTGAATCCATCATCAATTCAGATTTTAAGTCCTTAATGAGATTCTGGATTTGTGGTTAACTGTTTACCTTTTTGGGTCCATCATCCGTAGCGGCTTCCTGCATCGTTGCTTGAGCTTTCTTGCCATGCGCCATACTTTTTTGTCTGCTTCTACTTCTTGTTGGGGTCAACACGATGACTCATGCTGAACGCATTAAAACTCGTTCTGTACTTCTTGAATTCCTAAAATTCAGGGTGCTAGCGGCGGGCCAACAGTTTTTTGATGGCACCGGCATCGAGCAGCGGCGTCAGTGGTTGGCCTCAGTCCACCCCCAGGCGCTTTCCCTTTCAGATGACGACCTAGAGCAGATTTGGAATCAAGCTCGTACGCTTTACATGGAATGTTGAAGGTGTGGATTTAGGCTGAATCTTTCGCATTGTTGGCCATTTCCGCTTCCCCTGCCGCGTCAGAGTCCGCAGCCTCTGGTTTCGATTCCCTTGGTTTGAGTCACCCGCTGCTGAAGGCTTTGCAGGAGAAGGGATACACCGCTCCGTCGCCGATTCAATTGCAGGCCATACCAGCTGTGATCACTGGGCGGGATGTGATGGCTGCTGCTCAAACAGGAACAGGTAAAACAGCAGGTTTCACGCTCCCGATGTTGGAACGCCTCAACCATGGAGCACGTCCAGGGCGTTCACAGATACGAGCTTTGGTCTTGACCCCGACTCGAGAGCTAGCCGCCCAGGTGCTGGCCAGTGTTCTTGAGTACAGCAAGCATCTCCAGCTCACTAGTGACGTTGTGTTTGGTGGTGTGAAGATCAACCCTCAAATTCAGCGTCTGCAGAAAGGAGTTGATGTGTTGGTTGCGACTCCAGGTCGCTTACTAGATCTGCTTCAGCAGGGCGCTGTGCGCTTCGATCGGGTTGAGTTTTTGGTACTTGATGAAGCCGATCGAATGTTGGATATGGGCTTTATTCATGACATACGGCGAGTGATTTCACGTCTTCCTGACCGTCGTCAGACCTTGATGTTTTCGGCCACATTTAGTGCGCCAATTCGGAAATTAGCGACGGGTTTGCTTGACCATCCTGTACAAATTCAGGTCGCACCTGCCAATCAAACGGTGCGATCTGTTGAGCAGGTTGTTCATCCCTGCGATATGCGTCGCAAAATTGACCTTTTGAGCCATCTTATTCGCAGCGGTGAGTGGCTTCAGGTTTTGGTGTTCTCTCGGACAAAACACGGTGCGAATCGCGTCGTGGAACGTCTCAGCCAGCAAGGTCTGTTGGCGGCAGCGATCCATGGAAATAAAAGCCAAGGTGCGCGAACACGGGCTTTGCAAGGATTTAAGGATGGCTCAGTGCGCGTTCTTGTTGCCACAGATATTGCTGCGCGAGGGATTGATATCCAGCAGCTCCCACATGTGGTGAATCTCGATCTCCCGAATGTTGCCGAAGACTATGTGCATCGCATCGGACGTACTGGTCGTGCAGGAGAAACCGGCCATGCCATCTCTCTTGTTGCTGCTGAAGAGGCATTGCTTTTGAAGGCGATTGAGCGCCTGACGGGTGAGACCTTGCGTCGGGAGAATGTTCCTGGCTTTGAGCCCACCATTCTTAGTGCTCCTCCCCTCGACCTGAGCGGCGGACGAGGTCGCCGCTCGGGAGGCTCCTCGCGCCGCCGCCAAGTCACCCGTAGCACGAGGACGTATCGCCGGTAACGCTCAACCGTTACGTAAATGTGCCGAATTGCTGATTGGGGGCAGCGTTGATTTGTTGAAGAAGGGAGTCGCCATCGCTCCGCCCTTTCCCCTCGAGCTGTGCGGCTCGAACGAGGATCGGACAGCCACTAGTGCTCACGACGACCCCGATTCCCTTCACAGACTCCAAGACTGTTCCCGGAGGATGACCTCCTGTGGGCCAGCGTCCGATCAGGGGATGTACATCGGCGCTGAGTTCCTCTTTCAGTCGATCGATGAGGGGTTCGCAATGGAGGAGTTTGAGGCGTTTGTTGTTCCAAAGCGTGACGGCATTTGGATAGAGCGCCATCACTTTTCGATGAATGGTGAGTGCCGAGGCGGACCAGTCGATCTGGTGATCTTGTTTGGTGAGCATGCGTGCGTAACTCGCGTCTCCTGGGCGATCAGCCTGGTTGATCACCTTGAGGCGAGCCCTGCGTTCGGGCTCGGTTCCCGGTCCTGCTGATTCAATCAATGGCATCGCTTCCACCATGAGTTCAGCGGTGAGAGTGCTCATGCGTTTGGCCAGAGTGTGGCCGTTTTCAAGTAACCCAATCGGCAGGTTTCGCTCAATCAGAACAGGTCCTGTGTCCAGTCCCTCTTCCATGGCCATCACACCCACGCCGGTTTCGGGGTCTCCTTCCAGAATGGACCACTGAATTGGTCCAGCACCTCTCCATCGGGGAAGTACGGATCCATGGCCGTTCCAACACCCCAGTGGTGGTTGATCCAGCACACGTTTCGGCAAGATTTGACCGAATGCCACCACGACGGATAGGTCAGCTTGAAGCTCGGCAAGTTGCCTTTGGCAGCCTTCGTCCTGCTTGATCCGTTCCGGCGTGAACACGGTGATCCCCATCTCAAGGGCCTTGGCTTTCACCGCTGAGGGGATCAAAGACTTACCACGCCCTCGGCGTCGATCCGGTTGAGTGACCACTCCGACGAGCGTATGGCCAGCTTGATGCAGAGCGACCAGGGTTGGCACTGCATAGTCGGGAGTTCCCCAAAACAAAATCTTCATCGAGCGAAGCTCAGGCCTCGCCTGTAATTGCCAAACCATCCACCCACACATGGGGTGACACACCTTGGTGGGTCACCACCTCATTGGGTTCCAAGTGAACGATCCCTTTCAGAACATCTCGGATGTCGCCAGCGATCGTGGCTGCTTCCACAGAGATGCGCTCACCATCTTTCACGAGCCAGCCATCAAATGGAAGTGAAAAGGCCCCTTGACTCGCCTTGACGCCTGCATGGAGTGCGCTCAAACTTTCGATTAATACGAAAGTATCCCGAGTATTGCGATGGTCGAGATGGGCAGCGGCACTGCTGCCCTCTTCGCTTGTACTCACTTCAAACCAATCTGGACCAACGGACACCTTGGCTCCGAGTCCGGCATGACCGGTGGGTTGAACACCAAACTGACGAGCTGTGGCCTCGGAATGGAGCAGATTCTCCAACTTGCCGTTGCCAATCAGACAGAGGCGTTTGGTTGGTGTGCCTTCTCCATCAAAGGCAGCTGCTCCCACGTGATTGGGATGCAAACCGTTGTCGTGCAAATTAAAAAATGGCACCGCCAGTTGTTGGCCGAGCGATTCCTTGCTGCTGAGACTGATCCCATCAAGAATGGAACGGGCATTCATCATGCTGCTGAATGCACCGAGCAGATCCAGGAAAGCCTCTGGCGTGAAACAGACCAGATAGCGACCGGTATCGATCGGTTGGTAGTTGAGATGGCTGATGGTGCGTTCGGCTGCTTCCTTGATGCAGCCGCTCAGATCCAGATCAGCGCTTCCCAGCGCTACGCGCACAGCTCCGCCACTGCGAGGTTTTCTGCCACTTTCTTCGGCACGGGCATACAGGTAAAGGCTGGCCTGAGTCCGTTGCATGTGGCGAAGCGCCCCTTCGCTGTTGAGGTAAATCCGCTCGCTATTGCCCTCGCTCAAGCCGTTATAGGGAACGGTTTCGATTGCAGGGTGTTTAGCAAGGAGTTCTCCTTCCACATCTTTCAGGGTGCTGAGCAACGTCTGAATGCTCTGAGAGGGTTTGAGTGGTCGATCAATCTCGGGGATCGGTGCTGTTGCGAGTGGCGAAAAGCCTGGAATGTCTTCTGCATTTCCAAAAGCACTGGCCTGATAAGCACCATTGAGTGCCTTCTCGAGGCCTCCTGGTGACAGATCAGAGGTGCTGGTCACACCAACCAGTCCTTGCTCATTCCAAACGCGCACAGTGATGGAACTGCGTTGAGCAGCCTTCATTTGCTTCGCTTCCCCTCGATCCACTTGGACCGAAGCATTCATGCCTCTGCTGGCTCCAAGATCCCATTGGCGGATTCCATCCCTGGTCGCTAGGGCGTGGAGCTGATCGCGGAGCTCTTCCACATTGAGAGGTGTATGGGTCATGGTCAGCGGCCTCCCACCGTGATCGAATCAACCTTGATATGGGGTTGCCCCACCGTGACAAAAATGCTGCCGCTCACCGATCCGCAGTATCCAGCGGCTAAATCGAGGTCGTTGGCGCACATGGAAATCCTCGGCATGACTTCCTTGGCTTCCCCGATCAAGGTGGCTCCCTTCACCGGACGCCCCAGTTGTCCATTCTCAATGATGTAGCCCTCTTCCACAGAGAAATTGAATTGACCGGTTGGTCCCACACTTCCACCGCCCATCGATTTGCAATACAGGCCACGATCAACGGATTGGATTAGTTCGTCAGTGCTGTGGGGACCTGCAGCGATGTAGGTGTTACGCATGCGACTTGCAGCAGCAAAACCATGGTTTTGTCTTCTACCGCTTCCGGTACGCACATGACCGGTCCGTAGTTCACCGGCACGATCACTCAAAAATCCTTTTAAGACGCCTTGCTCGATTAAGACCGTGCGTTGTGATTCCATCCCCTCATCGTCCATGGATAGGGAACCAAAGGCACCGCTACTCAAACCTTCATCAATCGCGGTGACTGCAGGGTTGGCAATCAGTTCTCCAACTTGATCTGCAAAGGGGGTCGTTCCCCGTTCAACCTGTGTGGTTTCGAGCAGATGGCCGCAGGCTTCATGGAATATGACCCCTCCAAAACGATTGGCGAGAACCACTGGCATCTGCCCTCCATCCACGTAATTGGCATGGAGCATGGTTGCTGCACTGGTGCACACTTCGTTGGCCGCTGCATCCACATCCCAGTCCCGTAGGTCATGAGGGCGATCGCTGGATCCAAACCGGCGAGCGATGTTTGCACGATGCTCGCCATCTGCGGCCAGGACACTCAGGCCGCTGGACTGATGCAGACGGATGTCGCGGGCGTAGGTCCCATCACTGGCTGCCACAAGAACCTCTTGCCAATCCCGTGAAAAGCTGCCTCTTCGCACCTCCAGGTGCTCTCCAAGCTGATCAAGACGAGCTGTTCCTTCCAGCAGTC
The window above is part of the Synechococcus sp. WH 8020 genome. Proteins encoded here:
- a CDS encoding TldD/PmbA family protein; protein product: MQMRGLVDTHPALNQTFNLDPSHTPWKDRLETLLQTGVRAGADLVEVFLERTDHLGVLAEQERITSVSPSFGMGAGIRVFLGHRDGFVSTNDLSESGLAQALDQALAMLELEHNALQHDRGFQGLHPLRDFGVNKDTWLTQSPELSEITQRLLEGTARLDQLGEHLEVRRGSFSRDWQEVLVAASDGTYARDIRLHQSSGLSVLAADGEHRANIARRFGSSDRPHDLRDWDVDAAANEVCTSAATMLHANYVDGGQMPVVLANRFGGVIFHEACGHLLETTQVERGTTPFADQVGELIANPAVTAIDEGLSSGAFGSLSMDDEGMESQRTVLIEQGVLKGFLSDRAGELRTGHVRTGSGRRQNHGFAAASRMRNTYIAAGPHSTDELIQSVDRGLYCKSMGGGSVGPTGQFNFSVEEGYIIENGQLGRPVKGATLIGEAKEVMPRISMCANDLDLAAGYCGSVSGSIFVTVGQPHIKVDSITVGGR
- a CDS encoding DEAD/DEAH box helicase, whose protein sequence is MAISASPAASESAASGFDSLGLSHPLLKALQEKGYTAPSPIQLQAIPAVITGRDVMAAAQTGTGKTAGFTLPMLERLNHGARPGRSQIRALVLTPTRELAAQVLASVLEYSKHLQLTSDVVFGGVKINPQIQRLQKGVDVLVATPGRLLDLLQQGAVRFDRVEFLVLDEADRMLDMGFIHDIRRVISRLPDRRQTLMFSATFSAPIRKLATGLLDHPVQIQVAPANQTVRSVEQVVHPCDMRRKIDLLSHLIRSGEWLQVLVFSRTKHGANRVVERLSQQGLLAAAIHGNKSQGARTRALQGFKDGSVRVLVATDIAARGIDIQQLPHVVNLDLPNVAEDYVHRIGRTGRAGETGHAISLVAAEEALLLKAIERLTGETLRRENVPGFEPTILSAPPLDLSGGRGRRSGGSSRRRQVTRSTRTYRR
- the fmt gene encoding methionyl-tRNA formyltransferase, which produces MKILFWGTPDYAVPTLVALHQAGHTLVGVVTQPDRRRGRGKSLIPSAVKAKALEMGITVFTPERIKQDEGCQRQLAELQADLSVVVAFGQILPKRVLDQPPLGCWNGHGSVLPRWRGAGPIQWSILEGDPETGVGVMAMEEGLDTGPVLIERNLPIGLLENGHTLAKRMSTLTAELMVEAMPLIESAGPGTEPERRARLKVINQADRPGDASYARMLTKQDHQIDWSASALTIHRKVMALYPNAVTLWNNKRLKLLHCEPLIDRLKEELSADVHPLIGRWPTGGHPPGTVLESVKGIGVVVSTSGCPILVRAAQLEGKGRSDGDSLLQQINAAPNQQFGTFT
- a CDS encoding TldD/PmbA family protein gives rise to the protein MTHTPLNVEELRDQLHALATRDGIRQWDLGASRGMNASVQVDRGEAKQMKAAQRSSITVRVWNEQGLVGVTSTSDLSPGGLEKALNGAYQASAFGNAEDIPGFSPLATAPIPEIDRPLKPSQSIQTLLSTLKDVEGELLAKHPAIETVPYNGLSEGNSERIYLNSEGALRHMQRTQASLYLYARAEESGRKPRSGGAVRVALGSADLDLSGCIKEAAERTISHLNYQPIDTGRYLVCFTPEAFLDLLGAFSSMMNARSILDGISLSSKESLGQQLAVPFFNLHDNGLHPNHVGAAAFDGEGTPTKRLCLIGNGKLENLLHSEATARQFGVQPTGHAGLGAKVSVGPDWFEVSTSEEGSSAAAHLDHRNTRDTFVLIESLSALHAGVKASQGAFSLPFDGWLVKDGERISVEAATIAGDIRDVLKGIVHLEPNEVVTHQGVSPHVWVDGLAITGEA